In the Chromobacterium sp. ATCC 53434 genome, GCCACCTGGCTGGGCCACTCCACCGTGTTGCTGGAGATAGACGGCTTGCGGGTGCTGACCGATCCGGTCTGGGGGCCGCGCGCGTCGCCGACCCGGCTGGCCGGCCCCAAGCGCTTCCAGCCGGCGCCGGTGCGCCTGAAGAACATGCCGCCGCTGGACCTGGTGCTGGTATCTCACGACCACTACGACCACCTGGACTACCCGACGATACGCGAACTGGCCAAGACCGACGTGCCCTTCGTGACGTCGCTCGGCGTCGGCGCCCATCTGGAGGCCTTCGGCGTGGCGCCGCAGCGCATCACCGAGCTGGACTGGTGGGAAAGCTACCATCACCCGAACGCCGACCTGACCGTCACCGCCACGCCGTCGCAGCACTTCTCCGGCCGCGGCCTGAAAGACCGCAACGCCACGCTGTGGTCGTCGCTGGCGATACGCACGCCGCGCCATTCGGTTTTCTTCAGCGGCGATACCGGCCTGAGCGGCCAGTTCGCCGAAATCCGGCAGCGACTGGGCGGTTTCGATCTGGTGATGCTGGAGGTGGGCGCTTTCCACCCGGCCTGGGGCGATATCCACCTAGGCCCGGACAATGCGCTGAAGGCGCTGGAGCTGCTCGGCGGCGGCGCCTTCCTGCCGGTGCACTGGGGCACCTTCAATCTGGCGATGCACGCCTGGGACGAGCCGGCGGAAACGCTGCTGGCGCAAAGCGAGCGGCAGAACGTCCAGTTGATGATGCCGCGGCTGGGGGAGGCAATGGAGCCGGCCCATGCCGAGCGCGCCGCGCCATGGTGGCGCGAGGTGGACAGCGTGCCGGCCCCGCCGGCGCCTGCCGCCGAGGAAGCGGACGCGCCGCTGCCGAAATCCATGCCCTGGCCGCTGGACTGAATATCCGCGACCCGGATCGCCGCGCCAGGCTCCGGGTCCTTTTCCAGCCGCCCGCTGGAGCCTGGCGGCCGGCCTTTCCCCGCCTCGCCCGCCGGACGCCATTGCGGCGATTTGTCTGAAAAACGGCGCCGAGCGCCGCCTCTCCTCCCTCCCCCTGTTCTACTTCGAACACGCGCCAAGCGATCGCTGGGTGACGATGGCGTGTTATCGATGACGCCGCTTGTCAGACCCCGCTTGGCGCCGGTCCGGCGTCTTTTCTGGCCGCGCTGCGACGCTCGCGCAAGACGTTGAACAGACGCTTACCACCAAATCGAAGGAGTTCATGATGAAAACACTCGCCATCGCCTCCACGCTGGCCCTCATCGCCGGCATCAGCAGTCCCCCCATCCAGGCCCGCGCCTTCGCCCCCTACGTCGACATGACGCTGTGGCCGACGCCCAGGATAGACAAGATGGGCGTCAACAGGGGCATACAGCAATTCGCCCTGGCCTTCGTCGTCGCCAAGGACGGTTGCAAACCCAGCTGGGGCGGCGTGCTTCCGATCCCCGGCGACGGCGCCGATCCGCAGTTGAGCGTCGTCCGCAACGGCATCACCCGTTTTCGCGACAAGGGCGGCGAGGTGATGGTGTCCTTCGGCGGCGCCAACGGCACCTCGCTGCAACAGGCCTGCGCCAGCAACGCCAGCCTGCAGGCCGCCTACCAGACCGTGCTCGACGCCTACCATCTGAACCGCATCGACTTCAATATCGAAGGCGCGGCCCAGGCCGACACCGCCGCCAACACGCGCAATTTCTCGACGGTGGCGGCACTGCAGAAGGACTTCAAGGCCAAGGGCAAGATGCTGCATGTGTCGCTGACGCTGCCCGCCATGCCCTCCGGCCTGAACGGCGACGGCAAGGCCGTGCTGAATTCGGCGCTGGACAACGGCGTGGCGCTGGATGCCGTCAATCTGATGACGATGGATTACGGCCAAGCCGTCGCCGACATGGGCGCCGCCGCCAAACAGGCGGCCCAGGCGCTGTACGGCCAGCTGGACGCCGCCTACAAGGCGCACGGCCTGATCTTGCCCGACGCCCTGCTATGGCAGAAGATAGGCGTGACGCCGATGATAGGGATGAACAACAGCCCGTCGGAAACCTTCAGCGTCGCCAATGCCGCCGACTTGTACCGCATGGCCGACAGCGACAATTTCGGCCTGCTGTCGATCTGGTCCATCAACCGCGACAAGCCCTGCCCGGACAACGGCCACTACGTCAACGCGCAGTGCTCGGGCATCGAGCAGACCCCTTACGCCTTCGCCGACGCCTTCCATGGCTTCGGCGAGCATTGGGGCCTGGGCGTCAGCCAGGACCCCAACTACGACGGCGGCAGCCCGGCCACCGTTCAGCGCTGGTCCGCCGACCATGCCTATCAGGCCGGCGATGTCATCTCCTACCCCAGCCCCGACGTGATCTGGGAAACGCCGTCCTATTCGAGCCGGGGCGACGTGCCGGGCCAGTCGCCGTCATGGCGGCAGCTTAGCGGCCCGTTGCAGCCATGGAACGCCCTGGTCCCTTATCAGAGCGGCGCTTGCGCCCTCTATCTGGGTTTCAAGTATTGCTCGGCGCGGGACACCCAAGGCGGAATGCCGACCAGCGGCGCGCCATGGGCGCGCGCCGACTGAGCGCCCATCGCCAACGATCAAGCCGGGCGCCAGCCCGGCTTTTTGCCATCCGCCGCCACCGATGCGGCATAGCTTGATCAACATCAAAAGCGAGCGCGCGTTCTCTATTGAGCTTTTACTCCAAATGCGTATATTGGGTAACTGCTGTCCAACGACGGCATGTTGATGAACCCAAACCACGCATCGGCCCCCACTGGCGGATGCGCATCGCCGGAGAATGCTGATGATAAAACCGATAACCATCGCCGCCGCCGTCGCCGTCGCCGTCGCGGCCGGCCTAGCCAGCCCCGCCGTCCAGGCCCGCGCCTTCGCGCCGTATGTCGACATGACGCTGTGGCCGACGCCGCAGCTGGACAAGATAGGCGTCAACCAGGGCATACAGCAATTCACGCTGGCCTTCGTCGTCGCCAAAGGCGGCTGCGCGCCGTCCTGGGGCGGCGTGCTGGCCATTCCCGGCAATAGCGCCGATCCGCAGCTCGGCGCCATCTCCAGCGGCATCGCCAATTTCCGCAACAAGGGCGGCGAGGTGATGGTGTCCTTCGGCGGCGCCAACGGCACGCCGCTGCAACAGGCTTGCACCAGCAACGCCAGTCTGCAGGCCGCCTACCAGACCGTGCTGGACGCCTATCAGCTGAACCGCGTCGATTTCGACGTCGAGGGCACGGCGCAGGACGATGCCGCCGCCAACAGCCGCAATTTCGA is a window encoding:
- a CDS encoding MBL fold metallo-hydrolase → MKSLGKKASGDRLERMRASPLWAGNGFRNLYPIPPELRDPAARMPSLGDFLCGGERRVPQGPLPALDPREAWGRPAGSGLRATWLGHSTVLLEIDGLRVLTDPVWGPRASPTRLAGPKRFQPAPVRLKNMPPLDLVLVSHDHYDHLDYPTIRELAKTDVPFVTSLGVGAHLEAFGVAPQRITELDWWESYHHPNADLTVTATPSQHFSGRGLKDRNATLWSSLAIRTPRHSVFFSGDTGLSGQFAEIRQRLGGFDLVMLEVGAFHPAWGDIHLGPDNALKALELLGGGAFLPVHWGTFNLAMHAWDEPAETLLAQSERQNVQLMMPRLGEAMEPAHAERAAPWWREVDSVPAPPAPAAEEADAPLPKSMPWPLD
- a CDS encoding chitinase, giving the protein MKTLAIASTLALIAGISSPPIQARAFAPYVDMTLWPTPRIDKMGVNRGIQQFALAFVVAKDGCKPSWGGVLPIPGDGADPQLSVVRNGITRFRDKGGEVMVSFGGANGTSLQQACASNASLQAAYQTVLDAYHLNRIDFNIEGAAQADTAANTRNFSTVAALQKDFKAKGKMLHVSLTLPAMPSGLNGDGKAVLNSALDNGVALDAVNLMTMDYGQAVADMGAAAKQAAQALYGQLDAAYKAHGLILPDALLWQKIGVTPMIGMNNSPSETFSVANAADLYRMADSDNFGLLSIWSINRDKPCPDNGHYVNAQCSGIEQTPYAFADAFHGFGEHWGLGVSQDPNYDGGSPATVQRWSADHAYQAGDVISYPSPDVIWETPSYSSRGDVPGQSPSWRQLSGPLQPWNALVPYQSGACALYLGFKYCSARDTQGGMPTSGAPWARAD